A window from Opitutia bacterium ISCC 52 encodes these proteins:
- a CDS encoding DUF1080 domain-containing protein, whose amino-acid sequence MKFPLKALLLPLLFAGVAVDQTSLTPSSPINLLGDPSFKDFTTQLHPERSLSTKREELWSINQEGILHGTGKAWGFIRTKTKYRDYHLVLEYKWGEHTYGYGADRSRGHARFGHFFNCRTTL is encoded by the coding sequence ATGAAATTTCCTCTGAAAGCTCTTCTGCTTCCCCTTCTCTTTGCGGGAGTAGCTGTAGACCAAACGTCCCTAACTCCGTCAAGCCCCATCAACCTTCTCGGTGATCCTTCATTTAAGGATTTTACGACGCAGTTGCATCCTGAACGTTCGCTTTCGACTAAGCGTGAAGAGCTTTGGTCGATTAATCAGGAGGGGATCTTGCATGGAACGGGTAAAGCATGGGGGTTCATTAGAACCAAAACCAAATACCGCGACTACCATCTGGTACTAGAATATAAGTGGGGAGAACATACCTATGGATACGGCGCTGATCGTAGCCGGGGGCACGCCCGTTTTGGCCACTTCTTTAATTGCCGAACGACTTTATGA
- the nhaC gene encoding Na+/H+ antiporter NhaC, giving the protein MTREAHKPVTFLQALFPVAGLIILLVYGLIIRPMVQWLQAFPLEIVFLSAAVLAISQLGYLGYSWLEIQDSIVKKLARAFPTILILFSIGMIIGSWIAAGTIPMLVYYGIKIIHPDFLYVIAFVVAAIFSTMTGTSWGSAGTVGLVLMGVAITVDANLAITAGAVIGGAFFGDKMSPLSDTTNVAALAVEVPLFEHIHAMMFTTIPSALMAGSLYFVLGFVYPVESSPEAIAQTAVILGGIKEMFNFNILLLLPVFIVLYGSIKRKATLPTLAGSSFVACILAVLLQQTTMADAVQSLYKGFDTSMAVWMTNVPEDMNTLFNRGGLYELNEPIVISIIVFIYVGSIDKIDAMPIIVKRVFSFAKSRAATILSSLASTTLINSITSNQMAASFVVGEAFQSTYKEKGIPKKVLSRSLEDAGTMIEPLVPWHTTAIYMGATLGVPVAQYWHWQFLSLINIVVAITLAITGIGCFYGSSKQVGKDENEK; this is encoded by the coding sequence ATGACCCGTGAAGCCCATAAACCAGTTACTTTTCTACAAGCTCTGTTCCCAGTGGCCGGGCTCATTATTTTACTGGTTTACGGTCTGATCATTCGCCCCATGGTGCAATGGCTTCAGGCCTTTCCTTTAGAGATCGTATTTCTTTCGGCTGCCGTCTTAGCCATTTCTCAACTGGGTTATCTCGGCTACTCCTGGTTGGAAATTCAGGATTCGATCGTGAAAAAACTCGCCCGGGCTTTTCCGACCATCCTCATACTCTTTTCGATCGGGATGATCATCGGGAGTTGGATCGCGGCGGGGACGATACCGATGTTGGTCTACTATGGCATCAAGATCATCCATCCGGATTTTCTGTATGTGATCGCATTTGTCGTGGCTGCGATTTTTTCGACCATGACCGGGACGTCCTGGGGATCGGCCGGAACGGTCGGTTTGGTTTTGATGGGCGTAGCTATTACGGTGGATGCCAATTTGGCGATTACGGCAGGCGCGGTTATTGGAGGCGCATTTTTTGGGGATAAGATGTCGCCCCTTTCCGATACAACGAACGTGGCCGCACTAGCGGTGGAAGTGCCGTTGTTTGAACACATTCACGCGATGATGTTTACGACGATTCCCTCGGCGTTGATGGCTGGCAGTCTTTATTTTGTGCTGGGGTTTGTATACCCGGTGGAATCGTCCCCGGAAGCCATTGCTCAAACTGCCGTGATCCTGGGAGGCATTAAGGAGATGTTTAACTTTAACATCCTTCTACTGTTACCCGTGTTCATTGTCCTCTATGGATCGATCAAAAGGAAAGCGACTCTGCCGACCTTAGCAGGCTCGTCCTTTGTCGCCTGCATCCTGGCGGTACTGCTCCAACAGACCACCATGGCCGATGCGGTTCAGTCGCTCTACAAAGGATTCGATACCTCCATGGCAGTTTGGATGACAAACGTGCCAGAGGATATGAATACGCTCTTCAACCGAGGTGGACTTTACGAACTCAACGAACCGATTGTTATCTCCATCATTGTTTTCATCTATGTAGGTTCGATTGATAAAATCGACGCGATGCCCATCATCGTAAAACGCGTGTTCAGTTTCGCAAAGTCTCGAGCAGCCACCATTCTTTCATCACTGGCGTCCACGACTTTGATCAACTCAATCACCTCCAATCAAATGGCAGCAAGTTTTGTCGTGGGTGAGGCATTCCAATCGACCTACAAAGAAAAAGGCATCCCCAAGAAAGTGTTATCACGCTCACTTGAAGATGCAGGCACGATGATTGAGCCGCTTGTGCCCTGGCATACGACAGCGATTTACATGGGGGCCACACTCGGTGTTCCTGTAGCGCAATACTGGCATTGGCAGTTTTTGTCCCTGATCAATATAGTGGTGGCAATTACCCTGGCGATTACAGGGATTGGGTGTTTTTATGGGTCGAGCAAGCAGGTAGGAAAAGATGAAAACGAAAAGTAA
- a CDS encoding PrsW family intramembrane metalloprotease codes for MKNLRNQLYTLSRSRSFLWRLGTATIVTGLVLAYFARFVPASSDLSIQGRISSRLTANPTDLGLIIVQNSQVTDIVFEEVEKALKSGHSTTEDVLIDTPFIQLRLSSNDWPRYEKLLTDYLPQIEVDLVMLFMRSLGTDLEGATEQLEMMAAQEPPTRFANQILGQMASGENLFNKAYPHFTKEGEFPDAHWAREQAVINRDHVGDLNTLKELADNPLYADAFSPWIGADLAARQQDWPQLVKSVFLAQVDRTQTSSFVLATIAMVVWGIILLQLCQVTRFDKWTPVLCIIGLVLGVLSTTPTLIWVMLEDLHLPIDEGTEVVHAMVYYIATVGLREEVCKLLMFLPLVFILIKRGYHLEFLLVASFVGLGFAYSENFGYLSGSMGTAAAPRFLTANFLHISLTGMSGLYLCRGLGTRAYSLNDFFYIFGIAIVAHGLYDAFLVRPPLDDQGFVAMILFILFSRYYFKEARELRERMEPVVSLSATMSFGICLLTSVLLVYLGTQFNLGQAMELGLGSFLGSAIILFMFFREFGDTLTR; via the coding sequence GTGAAAAACCTCAGGAATCAACTCTACACCTTGTCACGCAGTCGGTCGTTTCTCTGGAGACTGGGTACTGCTACGATTGTTACGGGGCTAGTCCTGGCGTACTTCGCCCGATTCGTGCCTGCTAGTAGCGACTTGAGCATTCAGGGAAGGATCAGCAGCCGATTGACTGCGAACCCCACGGACCTGGGTTTGATCATCGTTCAAAACAGTCAGGTTACAGACATTGTGTTTGAGGAAGTAGAGAAGGCTCTAAAGTCAGGCCACTCTACGACCGAGGATGTATTGATTGATACACCGTTCATTCAGCTAAGGCTTTCATCCAATGATTGGCCTCGCTATGAAAAACTGCTGACCGACTATCTACCCCAGATAGAAGTCGATCTGGTGATGCTGTTTATGAGATCGCTGGGAACCGATCTGGAAGGTGCAACCGAACAGTTGGAAATGATGGCCGCCCAAGAACCACCTACCCGCTTTGCCAACCAGATCCTCGGGCAGATGGCCAGCGGAGAAAATCTATTCAACAAAGCCTATCCCCATTTTACCAAGGAGGGAGAATTCCCGGACGCTCATTGGGCGAGAGAACAAGCCGTAATTAATCGCGATCATGTAGGAGATCTGAATACACTGAAAGAGCTGGCTGACAATCCACTCTACGCAGATGCATTCAGTCCTTGGATAGGTGCGGATCTGGCAGCCCGACAACAAGATTGGCCTCAACTGGTAAAGTCGGTGTTCCTAGCACAGGTGGACCGAACCCAAACGAGCAGCTTTGTCCTGGCAACCATTGCAATGGTGGTTTGGGGAATCATTCTTTTGCAGCTATGCCAGGTTACACGCTTTGATAAATGGACTCCGGTCCTCTGCATCATCGGGCTGGTTCTGGGGGTTTTGAGCACCACTCCCACCTTGATCTGGGTCATGCTGGAGGATCTTCATCTTCCCATCGACGAAGGGACAGAAGTCGTCCATGCGATGGTCTATTACATTGCGACGGTTGGCTTGCGGGAAGAAGTGTGCAAACTACTGATGTTTCTACCGCTGGTATTCATTCTGATAAAGCGGGGATATCATTTGGAATTTTTATTGGTCGCCAGTTTTGTCGGACTGGGTTTCGCCTACTCAGAAAACTTTGGATACCTGAGTGGCTCTATGGGCACGGCAGCTGCACCTCGCTTTCTGACGGCCAATTTTCTGCACATTTCATTGACTGGAATGAGCGGTCTTTACCTCTGCCGAGGTTTGGGAACCCGGGCTTATTCGCTGAATGACTTTTTCTACATTTTCGGCATAGCGATCGTAGCGCATGGTTTGTACGATGCTTTCCTCGTCCGACCACCCCTCGACGATCAAGGCTTCGTAGCCATGATCTTGTTCATCCTGTTTTCCCGTTACTACTTTAAAGAAGCTCGCGAACTCCGGGAACGAATGGAACCCGTGGTCAGCTTGTCGGCAACGATGTCCTTTGGCATTTGCCTGCTTACCTCCGTGCTTCTCGTCTACCTCGGGACGCAATTTAATCTGGGACAAGCCATGGAGCTGGGGCTCGGTAGTTTCCTGGGTAGTGCCATTATCCTTTTTATGTTCTTCCGCGAGTTTGGGGATACCCTGACACGCTGA